The Burkholderia cepacia genomic interval GCCCGCGTTGGCCGCATAGCCCATCAGGTTGCGGCCCTGCGAGTCGACGATGAAGCCGTTCTTGTCGCGCTGGAACGTGCCGTCGCGCGAGTACGTCGTCACGCCGTTGTTCGACATCTGGAAGAAGCCGTTGCCGTTGATCGCGACGTCGAGCGCCTTGTTCGTCGTGTTGATCGTGCCCTGGCCGAAGTGTTGCTGCACCGACGCGAGCCGGGTGCCGATGCCGATCTGCGTGTTGGTCGACGTCGCGACCGAGTTCGCGTACATGTCGGCGAACTGCGCGGTGCTCGACTTGAAGCCGACCGTGTTCGCGTTCGCGATGTTGTTGCCGATCACGTCGAGCGCGTTCGATGCACCCGAGAGGCCGCTCAGACCCTGTTGATAACCCATTTCGGTCTCCGTTTCGTGGAAGCTGAATCAGTTGGTGGTGGTGCCGGACGAGGACGACGCGGCATTTGGGAAGATCGACGCGACCTGGGTCAGCCCCACCGTCGTGCCGTTCGACAGCACGAGCCCCGCCGTGCCGTCCGCCTGCTTGATCACGCTCTGGACCTGCGCGGCCGTCAGCGAGGTCGCCGTATACGTCTTGCCGTCGCTGCCGACGTACTGCGCGGTGACCGTGTACTTGCCGTCCGGCAGTGCGTTGCCCGCCGAGTCGGTCGGCGTCCAGTTGAACGGCACGGTGCCGGCCGACTGCGCGCCCGCCTTGATCGTGTTCACGACGGTGCCCGCCGCGTTCTTCACGGTGATCGTCAGGTTCGACACCGAGCTCGACAGCGACACGCCGAACGGCGACGCCGCGCCGCCCTTCACCGCGACCGCGTTGCCCGGCGCGAGCACGTTCGTGCCGATCAGCAGCGCGGCCTGCGTCTGCTGGCCGGCCGTGAGCTGCGACGACAGCGACGTGAGCGACGTATTCAGCTGCGCGATGCCGCTCACCGTGTTGATCTGCGCGAGCTGCGACGTCATCTGCGAGCTGTCGACCGGGCTGGTCGGATCCTGGTTCTGCAGCTGCGTGACGAGCAGCTTCAGGAACGTCGCCTGCAGGTCGCTCGCCGACGTGGTCGACAAGGTGCCGGTGGTCGACACCTTGTTCGTGTTCATCGTGTCGACCGGCAGCGTCGACGTGCTCGTGCCGTTGTCGCCGATCGTGGTGGAGGAGGATGCCATTCGGTCGTGCCTTCTGTCGGGTGAAAGGGGAGTCGCGTGCTCAGGTGCCGATCGTCAGCGTCTTGAGCATCAGCGTCTTCGCGGTGTTCAGCGTCTCGACGTTGGCCTGGTACGAGCGCGACGCCGAGATCATGTTCACCATCTCCTGCACCGGATCGACGTTCGGCATCTGCACGTAGCCGTTCGCGTCGGCGGCCGGGTTCGACGGGTCGTAGGTCGACTTCATCGGCGACGGGTCGTCCATCACCTTCGTCACGCGCACGCCGCCCACGCCCTGGCCGGACGCGGTGCGCGCGCCGCCGATCGGGTCGGTCGCGAACACGACCTGCTTGGCCTTGTACGGCTTGCCGTCGGGGCCGGTCGCGCTGTCGGCGTTCGCGAGGTTCGACGCGGTGACGTTCAGGCGCTGCGACTGCGCGGACAGCGCCGAGCCGGCGACGCCGAAGATGTTCATCAACGAAGGCATGGAAGCTCCTTTTGCTCGATGCGGATTGCGATCACGAGTTCGTCGTGATCGCGGCGATCATCGCCTTGATCTGCTGGGTCATCACGGTCATCCCGGTCTGGTAGTGCAGCGCGTTGTTCGCGAACTGCACCCGCTCGACGTCGAGGTCGACCGTGTTGCCGTCGAGCGACGGCTGCAGCGGCATCCGGTACTGCGCGCGGCCGTAGTCGTCCGCCGGGCCGCCCGTCGGGATCAGCTTCGCGGTGCCGGCCATGTGGCCCGCCGCCGTCGACACCATCGACATGCCGCTCGTCACGCCGGCCGGCTGCGTCATCGGCAGTTGCGCGGCGTTGCTCGGCGCGAGGCCGCCATTGGCCTGCTTCAGCGAGCGCGCGAGCGTCGACGCGAAATCGACGTCGCGGGCCTGGTAGCCGGGCGTGTCGGAGTTCGCGATGTTCGACGACAGCAGTTCCTGCCGGTAGGCGCGCACGTCGAGCGCCTGTCGGCCGAACGCGAATTCCGCATCGAGTTTGTCCAGCATGTGTGCGTCTCTCCGTATGAAGCGCTGCACCGCTCTTTCGCCGCACGGCGGCCAAAGAGGCTTTTTTCCATGACAGCGATGGTAGGCGCCGGACGCAACCGGCAATCGGGCGAATAACGCGGCAAAGCCCCCCTCTATTCATCGTTTGCGCGACGGCCCCGCTCCCTAGAATGCGAAGCGGAGCAACGGATCGGGGATCGGGCGATGACTGGCAGCGCACTTCGCAGCGACAACGGGCGACGGCCGCACGCGCGGCTGGCGTTCGCGCTCGCCGCCGCGCTGTGGGCGTGCGCCGCGACCGCGCTGGCCGCGGACGACGGGATGATCGTGATTCCCGGGCGCGGCGAGACGGCCGAAACCGCGCTCGCGCACGCCAATGCGGCCGGCGCCGGGCGCCCGGCGGGGAACCCGAATCCGGGCGGGATGCCGGCGGCGAACGCTGTGGAAGCGGCCGGCGCGAACCCGGCGGCGAACCCGGCGGCGAATTCTGTAGCGAACCCGCCGGCGATCGCGGGCGGCATGCCCGCCGGCGCGCCAGCGTATGCGCCGCGCGCCGCGGCGGCCCTGCCCCCGGCCACCGTTCCGGCGGCGCCCGCCGCGCGCCCGCAGGCGCCGCTCCCGGCACCCGCCCCCGCCCGCCTCGCCGCGCCGATGCCGGCCGGCAACCCCAACGCCGCTTACGGCGCAGCGCGTCCGGCTCCGCCGGCGGCCGCCGACCAGGGCCGGATCACCACGGTCGTCGCGGGCGAGCCCGCCGCCGCGATGCGCCCCGCGCTCGCGCCGCGCCAACCGGCCTGGCGCGCCAACACGGCCGCCGCCGCGCCGGCCGTGCGCACCCTCCCCGCCGCCGGCGCGTCCGCCGCGGCTGCCGCAGCCGCCGCCACGCCGCCCGGCCAGCAGGATCCCGAGTCGATCCGCCGCGCGGCGCTCGCGTTCCTGCAGCAGCAGATCGCGGGCCTGCCCGGCAAGACCACCGCGACGGTCACGACCGCGTTTCCGCGCGGGCTTGCCGCGTGCACGACGCTCGAGCCGTTCATGCCGACCGGCGCGCGCCTGTGGGGCCGCACGACGGTCGGCGTGCGCTGCGCGGGCGAGCGGCCGTGGACCGTCTACCTGCAGGCGAAAGTGACCGTGCAGGCCACCTATTACGTCGCCGCGCGCCAGATCGCGCCCGGCGAGCCGCTCTCCGCGGC includes:
- a CDS encoding flagellar hook assembly protein FlgD; translated protein: MASSSTTIGDNGTSTSTLPVDTMNTNKVSTTGTLSTTSASDLQATFLKLLVTQLQNQDPTSPVDSSQMTSQLAQINTVSGIAQLNTSLTSLSSQLTAGQQTQAALLIGTNVLAPGNAVAVKGGAASPFGVSLSSSVSNLTITVKNAAGTVVNTIKAGAQSAGTVPFNWTPTDSAGNALPDGKYTVTAQYVGSDGKTYTATSLTAAQVQSVIKQADGTAGLVLSNGTTVGLTQVASIFPNAASSSSGTTTN
- the flgC gene encoding flagellar basal body rod protein FlgC gives rise to the protein MPSLMNIFGVAGSALSAQSQRLNVTASNLANADSATGPDGKPYKAKQVVFATDPIGGARTASGQGVGGVRVTKVMDDPSPMKSTYDPSNPAADANGYVQMPNVDPVQEMVNMISASRSYQANVETLNTAKTLMLKTLTIGT
- the flgB gene encoding flagellar basal body rod protein FlgB, whose protein sequence is MLDKLDAEFAFGRQALDVRAYRQELLSSNIANSDTPGYQARDVDFASTLARSLKQANGGLAPSNAAQLPMTQPAGVTSGMSMVSTAAGHMAGTAKLIPTGGPADDYGRAQYRMPLQPSLDGNTVDLDVERVQFANNALHYQTGMTVMTQQIKAMIAAITTNS
- the flgA gene encoding flagellar basal body P-ring formation chaperone FlgA, encoding MTGSALRSDNGRRPHARLAFALAAALWACAATALAADDGMIVIPGRGETAETALAHANAAGAGRPAGNPNPGGMPAANAVEAAGANPAANPAANSVANPPAIAGGMPAGAPAYAPRAAAALPPATVPAAPAARPQAPLPAPAPARLAAPMPAGNPNAAYGAARPAPPAAADQGRITTVVAGEPAAAMRPALAPRQPAWRANTAAAAPAVRTLPAAGASAAAAAAAATPPGQQDPESIRRAALAFLQQQIAGLPGKTTATVTTAFPRGLAACTTLEPFMPTGARLWGRTTVGVRCAGERPWTVYLQAKVTVQATYYVAARQIAPGEPLSAADLVARDGDLTVLPLAVITDPAQAIGATALARISAGLPLRQDLLKSAASVSAGQTVRVVAAGPGFTISAEGSALANAAPGQSVRVRMAAGQIVTAIVKDAGTVEIPL